GTCACGAATACCGGTGATAATCTCGGAAAATGATATATATTTTGGACTGAAATCATCGAAAGTAAGCCCCCAACCTTTGTCCAGGGCTTCCTTGGAAAAAAGACTTAACGTGGCACTGCCGGCCGGACCCACGCCGATTCGTTTGCCTTTGAAGTCGCTGATTGATTGTATGGCTGAATCCTTGCGGACAATCCAGTGGGTATCACTGGTATGGCCAACGGCTATAAGCCTGAGCTTCGAAACATCAACCCCCCTCGCCTTGAGTTTGGCCAGGGTCCCCATGGCCGCCAGGCCCATATCCATTTTGCCGCGACTGATCAGGGTCGCGTTTTCAAGGGAGGCAGCGGTTGATTCAGCAGTTACCCTTATCCCCGGCAGCCGTTTATTGATCATGCTGGCAAAGCCGGCGCCAAGAAAGTAATAGGTTCCGGCCGGGCTGCCGGTCCCGAATGAGAGAAATTTCATCCGGGCATCCGCCGTTTTTGGCTGCCCGACAAACAGAGAGAAACAACAGGCAATGAGCAGTAAGGTCATAATCTTTTGCATAGTCTTCATGGTCAAACTCCTTATATGCTAAAATAGTTTTCGGTCACTGGACTTTTCTCGAAGTTGCAGTATTTAAAGATGTTCTTACAGTATACGGCAACAACGAAGGCTGCAACGGAACAAAAAAGATGGCATTTTCACGAAGCCATTAACGCGAGCGTTGCCCGCAAGTAAGTAGCCTTATCAGAACATTTTCTTGTTTTTCAAACAAGAAAATAACCTGTAAGTTACTAAAGTTCCTGTACCCGGATGGTATAAGCGGATGGAAACTGGTGAAAGTACATGGGAAAAGTCCTGGTGAGTTCAGCCCCTGGTTTAATCACCGGTGGTTTACCTTTGCGGGGATAGAAACCACCACCGGCAGTCCCGTCAGGAAGAAAGATTGCCAGACGGAAACGTTTGGCCTTCGCCGAAACATTCTTGATAGTGACATCAAAATGGAGTCGAGGAGCCCCTTTATAATCTTTCATGTAATAACTGACTTTGGTAATTTCCACCGAAGGACACAGATCAAAATTGATGGCTTCAATGTTGTTGTTTTCCGCGGCTGTTGCCTGGTTACCGCCGCCAGCAACCGTTACCATGGCAAGAAACATCATGATCAGCAGCCATAAGGTTTTTTTTCTCATCTTTCCCCTCCTTCAATTAAAGTTAAAGTACAGATAGGTTGACCTTAATAATGCGTTAAATGCAATCGTCATACCATATTCATCCCTGTTTTATCGAATAGCAGTGATTGCCTTAAATGATCCGGACAAATATTTCTCTTTTACGGCTCCGTAACAAAGCATAAAATTGATGGCACAGTAAGATCTTCGTATTACCGGCACTTAAAACCTCAAATATGAAGCGTACTTACACTACACGGCAATACTGAAGGTTACAGTATAACGAAGCCGGTGGATTTTCA
This region of Pseudomonadota bacterium genomic DNA includes:
- a CDS encoding TAXI family TRAP transporter solute-binding subunit, translating into MKTMQKIMTLLLIACCFSLFVGQPKTADARMKFLSFGTGSPAGTYYFLGAGFASMINKRLPGIRVTAESTAASLENATLISRGKMDMGLAAMGTLAKLKARGVDVSKLRLIAVGHTSDTHWIVRKDSAIQSISDFKGKRIGVGPAGSATLSLFSKEALDKGWGLTFDDFSPKYISFSEIITGIRDNTIDAGNISAGTPVAAIMQLANDIPIRLISISPESYKQLHQGNPIFQPKTIKAGAYKGIDADVNTYCLPQMWLCSASMPEELVYKIVKIIYDNDEDRNAIHPMAKMYTLKNAFFGYKAVPTSFHPGAIKYYQEKGVWDKRDNQ